TTTTCTGGATGCCCCAAACAAGGTGGAATCAGAAAGGGGATTCATCAGAGAAAATGACTTTACCCCAGTCCTCAGCAGTCCAATCCCTGTACCTTTTGCAGAAGATCAGTCTGTCCTGGTGTTTTTCCTGAAGAGAAGTGGCTTCTTTGAGGCCCTTCTTGACACCAGGCCATCCTCCAAGTCTTTACCTCACTGTGCATGCAGATGCACTCATACCTGCCTACTGCCATTCCTGAGCAAGCTCTGCACTGGTGGTGCCCCAATCCTGAGGCTAGGAGACAGTCCTGTTGCTTGCTGGACATTCTTGGGTGCCCTGAAGCCTTCTTCACAACAATTAAACCTCTCTCCTTGAAGTTCCTGATGATCCAATAAATGGTTGATTAAGGTGCAATTCATCTGATCACTCTTCACCCTGTTTGGACTTCCGTGTTGCACCATTTCCCACCACTAGTCTTGTCACCTTAGTTACTGATCAACTTCATTATCTCTACCAGCTGTGTTCAATTACCCACCTCGTTTGTCtgtgtatttaaagggttagttcacccaaaaatgaaaattctgtcatttattactcactctcatgttgttccacacccgtaagaccttcgttaatctttggaacacaaattaagatattttagttgaaatctgatggctccatgaggcctccatagggagcaatgacacttcctctctcaagatccataaaggtactaaaaacatatttaaatcggtttatgtgagtacagtggttcaatattaatattataaagagacgagaatatttttggtgtgccaaaaacaaaacaacttatttagtaatggccgatttcaaaacactgcttcttgaagattaggagcataaatgaatcagtgtatcgaatcatgattcagacctcgtttcaaactgccaatggctgaaatcacgtgactctggcgctccgaacagaagattcgatacactgattcataatgctccgatgcttcatgaagcagtgttttgaaatcggccatcactaaataagtcgttattttatttattttttttggcgtaccaaaaatattctcggtGCTttatacagggagtgcagaattattaggcaagttgattttctgatcatattttttttccaagcacattttaccaattccaatccacatcaatcttaataaaaaccattaatattgtttttagattgatgtggattggaattggtaacatgtacttggaaaaaaatatgatcagaaaatcaacttgcctaataattctgcactccctgtaatattaatattgaaccactgtactcacatgaactgatttaaatatgtttttagtacgtttatggaccttgaaagaggaagtgtcattgctccctatgcaggcctcacggagccatgggatttcaactaaaatatcttaatttgtgttccgaagatgaacgaaggtcttatgggtgtgaaacgacacgagggtgagtaataaatgacagaattttcatttttgggtgaactaaccctttaagtcttgTGTTTTCAGTTCAGTATTGTCCGGTATCGTTCATTGTATGATTGTGTTTCGTGTTTGCCATTTGTGGATTTCCTTGCCTGTGGATTTATTAAAGACTGTTATTCCTTCATCTTCCTCGTCGTGCATTTGCTAACAACCAAAGCTGTAACAATAACATTCTGGAGTATATGCAAACTCATCATAAAAACTGAGGCAGCAGACTCAACTTTTGAACATGGCTGTAGTAACTGGAATTATTGTTACTGCTATAAATCTGTGGTGACTTTGTATTAGTCATTACTGCAGTCAAAAATTAATTAACAGACATATTCTGAAAGCTTCTTACACTGTTTGAACAACATTAATTTAATACAGTTTTACAATAGTAGCAATTACTCTAGTAACTATGGTATCTACATGATTAACTGTTTACAGGAAATTTACATTAATGGACCCATTGAGCCTGGGAGAAATCTGGGGTATAGCCTACAACACAGGGACAGAAAGACAAGACAATGAAAGATGAACTGAATAAACaatacaaatacagtacaaTAGAGTTGAATACTCTAACACACTAAGAATGCTAAATGCAGTATGACATAATTACATTATAATTATACTACCAGTAAAATaatcattataaatgcatttaattcaGTGTTAGTAACTGGTGATTCAGTGCTGGAACTGACATGTTTGGGTAAACAATGTGTGTTAAATGACAagaatgtaaaaaatgtaaaatgataaGGCAACATTAATCGTGTATCCCTAgttatgcacacacacacacacacacacacacacacacacacacacagtatccTCACAATGGCCACATTAAAATTTCCTCGGATACAATAACTGATGTCAAATTAAATTTCATCTAGTTTATTCAAGTGTCTGTTGTTACATACGACAAAGTTCCTCATTTACACCTGTTTGACAATCATTATCTtttcaaatcacatgattttCTTCTGACAATTCTGCAGTAAGTAAATGTTAAGGTTCATTCTACCACACCGATTCATATCCTTATgtactattttatatttaacttGTCCTCTCAGTGATTCCCGCAGTCACCGAAAACCTGGAATTTAAAAATCATGATGTTTAGGCCTGGAAAAATAAtggtaaaataataaaagtcatTCCTTTCTAgttatacatatacatttgtaTAGTTATGCACTGCCTAAAAATATTTCAGGAAGGATACTGCTCTCTGTGGAGTATTTATAAAAGTCAACATCAGTCTGGAAGTATGGTAACTCATGGTACAAAACACAAAGTGGTCTTCCTCAAAGGGGAAAAGTGAAGCACTGGAGACATATTGACTGGAAAGGTCATAGAAATGTTAGTCAAACAGCATATCGGCCTTCTGTATTTTTATGTAACATGGAAGCTTCTAACATacttgataaaataaatatccCAATATATCTAATGGAAATCAAGCTCTCTATGACAATAACAGGTTCTTTCTCGAGGTGTGCCTGCAGCGATCCGGCAACAATGATGCACTCGTCACTCGGCGGACAGCTGTTGGTCGTCTTCTAGCGTATGCGCTGCTGGTTCTTCATTGAATCTCTGGCACGTGCGCTCATGTCTCCTCATGTTCCCGCTCTGGCTGAAGGTCTTTGAGCACCAGTTGCAGCGGTAAGGCCGTTCTCCGGTGTGTGTGCGCATATGCATCCGAAGGTAGTCAAACTTGGAGAAGTTTCTGCCGCACCAGTGACAGATGAAGGACCTATCGTGCAATTTCTTGTGGAGCTGCAGCTTTGCAAAGTCCTTCAACTGCCTTCCACATTTATTACACTTGTATTGCCCATCTTGATCCTGATCTTTTGCTGATGCTCTCCTGGTGAACCGTGTACGAAGGCGATCCTTTCGCTGCGGTCTTCTCAACGCGTCGCTGGCTGTTCTCAGCTGGTGTGCGGCTTCTGTGTCCTGATACGGACCGGCATGGGCAGGGGTAGTAGTAACTGAAGATGTTATTGTGATGATGGTGTCCTCGGGCTCAATCTTGATCCTCGGTGTCGAAACGGTGGGCGAGGTCACATCCCACGTCTCATCTGTACTCGAGCTGTCGAACTGAGGAAAGAGTCGTTGTTCGCCTGCATTTTTTTGATGCGCTAGCTCCCTGTCCTCTGCCTCGGTCTTACAGACTGAAGTGACATCTAGTATGCGTGGCTTCTGTTCACTTGGTGAATCTTGACTCTGGTCATCGGCCTCCGTTTGCTGATCCTCCAGGTCTTCTGATTCGACTGGGGACCTGTACCCACGTGATGGTAATTCTGTAGGTGAGACTTCATCAGGTGAGATATAGTGGACTTGTCCTGTATGGTGAAAGCAAGAAAGGATGATagtacttattattattagttgcAGTATTGGTCATTTTAAAAGAAGCTAGAGTCATTATATTCATCAAATGCGACATAAGTATATATCAGGTCTAAGCAACCTAAGGATATACAGAGTGACCTTTTTGGGTGTGGATGGAACTAAATATTTGTAATGGCTGAACGTTTTATCCCACTGAAACCTGTTTGATATTGAAACCTGTTTGACTCTCGGCTTGGTGTCAGAGTTAAAAGCGCTATCGAGGAAATACATTTCACTTAACAAGCATTCAAGTAACACATTGTTCCTTTAATCAAGATAACAAGCACTTTTGTGTCATCATATTTTCATTGTTTCAATGAGATCACAGTTCATGTACcaaatcatttgaatttatttgtttatttggttgtcaatttaacaatttaaaagCAAAGCTGTTCTCCATCATTGCCAAATTTTATGAATtgttatacatttacatttattcatttggcagatgcttttatccaaagcgacttacaagagACTTACAAGTTATACATTTATCTCACCAAAATTATaactgttatttgaaattgaatgGAAATCAGAAATTAGTTTAGaagactcaaaaaaaaaaaaaaaaacaaggtgtGGCTTGTCTATACAACCATttaatcagaatcagaaagagcctTTTTGCCTTATTGTTCTTGCACACACAAAGAATTTTTCTTGGtaaatcaaaagtttggggtcataagattttttccatgtttttaaagcgttagttcacccaaaaattaaaattgtgtcattattactcaccctcatgttgttccacacccataagacctttgttcatcttcagaacacaaattaagatattgttgatgaaatccgatgactcattGAGGCCTACATTGCCagcaattaacactttcaatgcccagaaaggtgctaaagacgtatttaaaacatttcatgtgactacagtggttcaaccttaatgttatgaagttatgaaaatactttttgtgcaccaaaaaaaaactaaaaaacgactttattcaacaatatctagtgatgggcgagttcaaaacattgcttcatgaagcttcgaagctttacaaatcttttgtttcgaatcagtggttcggagcatatatcaaactgccaaagtcacgtgatttcagtaaacgaggcttcattacgtcacaagtgtttcgaaatttcaatagttcacgtgactttggcagtttgacacacactCTGAActactgattcaaaacaaaagatttgtaaagcttcgaagcttcatgaagcagtgttttgaaatcgcccatcactagatattgttgaataaagtcgttattttggtgcacaaaaagtattctcgtcggttcataacattaagattgaaccactgtagtcacatgaactgttttaaatatgtttttagtatctttctgggcattgaaagtgttaattatcttgctgtcaatggaggcctcactgagccatcggatttcatcaaaaatatcttaatttgtgttctgaagatgaacaaaggtcttacgggtgtggaacaacatgagggtgagtaattaatgacagaattttcatttttggatgaactaaccctttaagtctcttatgctcaccacaGCGGtctttatttgattaaaaatagagtaaaaataTAATCGTGTTAAGTATTATTACAGCTtacaataactgttttatattttaatatattttaaaatgtaatttattcctgtaagggcaaagctgaatattcagcatgATTACTCAGCGTCACATGATGCTTCagtaatcattctaatatgctgatttgttgctcaagaaacattatagTTTTTTTGTATAAACAATGATAggtttttcaggatttttgatgaataaagtttaaaagaacagcatttatttgaaatatatatattttgcatcATTTCAAATGTATTAATAGTcactgaataaaactatttctatttttaaaatatttttttttttttttaaatgaataaccCTGAATATTTGAACTGTAGTGCATATGTTCAGAACATATACCTGTACATACCTGATTTGTGTTTTTTCATTACTctattcattattcattaataAACATAGATGAAATTTCTTTTCCACTCTCTCACCTCACTGGTCTTGTCGTATCAAGCAATCAAAATACAATATCATCataattaaacatttgaataaaagcctaaatagAATTATAATGGTTTgcaaatttttatatttttacctGTGTTGATAAATCCACGTCCACAAAAGGACATTATATaacttaattaataaataaattaaaaaataatctgtaaaAACGATGAATTATTATGGTGGACTGTTCAAGTTTTCACACCATTTTTCCGAATGGCCCTGCAGCTCTAGCCACTGTCCTCTTTCTCTCcttcatctttctttctttttcttaatataaaaatgttattaactTTCTACAAATAAATTGAATATCAATTCAACAGACAATGATAATGCTGTATGATTGCAATTGCTGGACACGACAGAAAAAACTAACGTTAGTCCAGTGAGGTGAGACAGAAACTTGGTGGAAAATAAATAACGTCTACGCTTCTGTGTCAGTCCGTTTTACTATTAAACTGCAGTTGATGGGAAAATGCACCCAACATGGGCGTTTAAGCGTGAATTTACCGTTTAAATGTGCCTGATTCCTCCTCAGCACATCCCTCAGCTGTTGTTTCAGCTTCGCATTTTCTGATCGTGTTTGGGCTGCTTCCTTCTGATAGTCCTTCACCGTCGCTTCCACCTCCACCCAAATCTCACGAATGACAATTGACATTCGCTTCATCAGGTTAGAATGTAACTTATCTAGTCTTGACATTTTACCGAAGTAGAAAAAGAAAACTAATTCGATAAAACACGCGAATAAAAGCAACTCACTACACTTGCTTCTTCTCCTGTCGTTTCAACAGCTGTACGCAGACTCTAGATGGGtattactgccacctactgtaCTGTAGCGTGCACGAGCAGGCATATTTACATTTCTGGATGATATTaaatcttcaaaatattttgcaatacTAATTTAATCTGTTTGTATATTTGAAAGGAAATCAATGAGTgaagattattattgtaattagtCAATTTATTGTTTTGAGATATTTGTATGTTTAGTGTCAagtgacccttatgactggacATCATCTGAAACATGTTCATCAATACACCGTTATCTAGCAACAACATTAAACCACTATAGGTACAGTTTGCTAATCATGTACTGCACTCCCTCACGCTTATCAGGGCCCAAGCTCAAGGGGGCACACGACCCTATTGTTTTCCAACCCTTTTCACATAACCAAACTTCATACACTTATAGATCTCATCAAGCTGAACAATTGTTGTGCTCATAATTATACACCagcccaacaggaagtcagctattatgaATTGTTTGAAAAACACATGCACTGCATCTGAAATCGAATACTTCCCTAGTGTAAATACATAATTTGAAATTTGGAATTTGAAAAACTCCTCGTAGGAAATttatccgatcgccaccaaactcggtcagcatgaagccAAGACAATGAGGATGTTAAATTGCTagtggatttttgatatcttgaAAGGTTTGGCCATGTTGAGGAAATTAACTTATGGCAAGAAAggggaaacaggaagtgttaTAATCTGATTTTCAGTCTGATTTTGATTAAACTTCAACTGTATGTTCGATGTAAGatgctgatcacatggatgtgactattgagGGATTAAAGTAAGATAAAAAAGGGAAACTGGAAGTGTCTCATCTTGTTGATGGAGGCTGTATGAATGTAAAATGCATGTAGGCCTACTATGTTTTCAGTtcaatccttttttttttcttcagtattttgtattttgagatCAATTAATATCATTAAACAATATTCACTTCTAAATTAAACACCATTTGCATCTAACAATACTACAAATATtagaaaaaaacacattttattctcatttttcaattatatgtaaaaatatgataaaaaataGGAAGATTAATGCTCTCTGATTGACTAAAAGAAACTAAATCAAATTCATAACCACTAAATGGCAGTATAGATCTATTTTTAATAGG
The window above is part of the Chanodichthys erythropterus isolate Z2021 chromosome 3, ASM2448905v1, whole genome shotgun sequence genome. Proteins encoded here:
- the zgc:66443 gene encoding zinc finger protein 397, with translation MSRLDKLHSNLMKRMSIVIREIWVEVEATVKDYQKEAAQTRSENAKLKQQLRDVLRRNQAHLNGQVHYISPDEVSPTELPSRGYRSPVESEDLEDQQTEADDQSQDSPSEQKPRILDVTSVCKTEAEDRELAHQKNAGEQRLFPQFDSSSTDETWDVTSPTVSTPRIKIEPEDTIITITSSVTTTPAHAGPYQDTEAAHQLRTASDALRRPQRKDRLRTRFTRRASAKDQDQDGQYKCNKCGRQLKDFAKLQLHKKLHDRSFICHWCGRNFSKFDYLRMHMRTHTGERPYRCNWCSKTFSQSGNMRRHERTCQRFNEEPAAHTLEDDQQLSAE